From one Basilea psittacipulmonis DSM 24701 genomic stretch:
- the recA gene encoding recombinase RecA has protein sequence MSSKKTTDKAQSERDKALANALSQIEKQFGTGSIMRYGDNQVQHDIQVVSTGSLGLDIALGIGGLPRGRVIEIYGPESSGKTTLTLHVVAEMQKIGGTCVFVDAEHALDIQYAKKLGVDLDKLLISQPDTGEQALEITDALVRSNSVDLIVVDSVAALTPRAEIEGEMGDNLPGLQARLMSQALRKLTASIKRSNCTVIFINQIRMKIGVMFGNPETTTGGNALKFYSSVRLDIRKAGSIKKGEEILGSETKVKVVKNKVAPPFKTATFDIMYGTGISREGEIIDLGVKAGIIDKAGAWYSYNGEKIGQGKDNVRELLKDNPALSEEIERKIRESVGVLTADYEDESEETILGDDIEN, from the coding sequence ATGTCTAGTAAGAAAACTACTGATAAAGCACAGTCTGAACGCGATAAGGCATTAGCGAACGCATTATCACAGATTGAAAAACAATTTGGCACAGGATCCATCATGCGATATGGTGATAACCAGGTACAGCACGATATTCAGGTTGTATCGACTGGTTCTCTTGGTTTAGATATTGCATTAGGTATTGGGGGATTACCTAGAGGCCGTGTGATCGAAATTTACGGACCTGAATCATCAGGTAAAACCACGTTAACGCTACATGTTGTTGCTGAAATGCAGAAGATTGGTGGCACCTGCGTATTTGTGGATGCTGAACATGCATTAGATATACAGTATGCGAAAAAATTAGGCGTTGACTTAGATAAGTTGCTTATCTCTCAGCCTGATACAGGTGAACAGGCATTAGAGATTACCGACGCATTAGTACGCTCGAACTCTGTCGATTTAATCGTTGTTGACTCGGTTGCCGCATTGACACCTCGTGCAGAAATTGAAGGCGAGATGGGAGATAACCTCCCTGGCCTACAAGCTCGTTTGATGAGCCAAGCACTAAGAAAATTAACCGCTTCGATTAAACGTTCTAACTGCACCGTTATCTTCATTAATCAGATCCGTATGAAGATTGGCGTGATGTTTGGTAACCCTGAAACCACAACAGGCGGTAACGCACTAAAATTCTACTCATCTGTTCGATTAGATATTCGCAAAGCAGGCAGTATTAAGAAAGGCGAAGAGATACTTGGTAGCGAGACGAAAGTTAAAGTCGTTAAGAATAAGGTAGCTCCTCCATTTAAAACCGCTACGTTTGACATTATGTATGGCACAGGTATTTCTCGCGAAGGCGAAATCATTGACTTGGGTGTAAAAGCAGGCATTATCGATAAGGCAGGTGCTTGGTACAGCTATAATGGCGAGAAAATCGGCCAAGGTAAAGATAATGTTCGTGAATTACTAAAAGACAACCCTGCTCTATCTGAAGAAATCGAACGAAAAATCCGTGAAAGCGTTGGTGTATTGACTGCCGACTACGAGGATGAATCAGAAGAGACTATTTTAGGCGATGATATAGAAAATTAA
- the recX gene encoding recombination regulator RecX, translating to MTVSLFARAISLLSKREYSEHELRKKLAPYSTDDPALLEEVIQRLKEHHWQSDKRFINDYITNKSTRWGTRKILYELEKHQIDDETLSELKETLKETEFERAYEVWKKKFKDTLPETPQEWAKQARFLASRGFSQDVIIKILKP from the coding sequence ATGACTGTTTCTTTATTTGCACGAGCGATTTCTCTACTTTCTAAACGAGAGTATTCAGAACATGAACTTCGCAAAAAACTAGCTCCGTATAGCACAGACGATCCCGCCTTACTGGAAGAGGTTATCCAACGACTAAAAGAGCACCATTGGCAATCCGATAAACGTTTTATTAATGACTACATCACGAATAAATCGACTCGTTGGGGAACTCGAAAAATCCTATACGAATTAGAGAAACACCAGATTGATGATGAAACACTTTCTGAGCTAAAAGAAACGCTAAAAGAAACAGAGTTTGAACGAGCTTATGAGGTATGGAAAAAGAAATTTAAAGATACACTCCCCGAAACACCACAGGAATGGGCGAAGCAAGCAAGATTCCTTGCATCGCGTGGGTTTTCTCAAGATGTCATTATCAAGATTCTAAAGCCATAA
- a CDS encoding IS3 family transposase, with protein MQKIYTKSNRTYGYRRVTEKLRSSGRIINAKTVRKLMIALGIKGGDKRV; from the coding sequence ATACAAAAAATCTATACAAAAAGTAATCGTACTTACGGCTATCGAAGAGTGACAGAGAAGTTAAGAAGTTCTGGGCGTATTATTAATGCCAAAACAGTCCGCAAATTAATGATAGCACTGGGTATTAAAGGTGGGGATAAGCGAGTATAA
- a CDS encoding IS1634 family transposase, giving the protein MIKQLYPLPDVGLRKQKTKSGIYLYKRGKCYRDENKKVKRTNDTLIGKLDEETGFLIPNKNYFVIFDKPMPKTHKLSNEYSTGYVSCYMNIFRQLGISDILLNIFGDEGELISHLAGYMVPEGNVMEGFKDWAQDHRIPERFQKNSQRLSEFFEGIMPVDIEEFKNKWSNSKCFNSAFYAYDVTSISSYSENIDELELGYNRDKELLRQINLSVLLDRNVHLPLLYDWYSGSLNDKTYLPYAIEMMQDTIDKKISLVMDQGFHRSETFKDLERRGIEFLTLLPSNLKTYDDLIDKCNAIGFKHVDRLSNPQKRAKTLDITLQGLKLKAHVIKDQDLFNQQLVSFYNDLDRKEQELKLLQKTKKLVRPGLTALFNVTQSKDLDLAYEPNNEAIDLAISRLGFIVLITNHPSLDAETALHVYRKKGLIEKAFDNLKNGLDFSRLRVHSGDRVEGKLFIGFIALILRMHMIHCLSSHELTKNIGLKRSIKELKKINTYKGKLRSTTAPLTKMQKNILTALNITL; this is encoded by the coding sequence ATGATTAAGCAACTGTACCCATTACCTGATGTTGGTTTAAGAAAGCAAAAAACGAAAAGTGGCATATACCTCTATAAACGAGGAAAGTGTTATCGAGATGAGAATAAAAAAGTTAAAAGAACGAATGACACGTTGATTGGGAAGTTAGATGAGGAAACAGGGTTTCTCATTCCCAATAAAAATTATTTTGTTATTTTTGATAAGCCAATGCCTAAGACACACAAACTATCTAACGAGTATTCGACGGGATATGTGAGTTGTTATATGAACATTTTTCGTCAACTTGGGATTAGCGATATTCTTTTAAATATATTTGGAGACGAGGGCGAATTAATTAGTCATCTGGCTGGTTATATGGTGCCTGAAGGCAATGTTATGGAGGGGTTTAAGGACTGGGCACAAGACCATAGAATACCTGAGAGATTTCAAAAAAATTCACAAAGGTTAAGTGAATTTTTTGAAGGTATTATGCCTGTCGACATTGAGGAGTTTAAAAACAAGTGGTCAAACTCTAAATGCTTTAATTCAGCGTTTTACGCTTATGATGTGACCAGCATTTCATCTTACAGTGAGAATATTGATGAGCTAGAACTGGGGTATAACCGAGATAAGGAGCTGTTAAGGCAGATTAATCTCTCTGTTTTATTAGATCGTAATGTTCATTTACCATTACTGTATGATTGGTATTCAGGCAGTCTGAATGATAAAACCTACCTGCCTTATGCGATTGAAATGATGCAGGATACTATTGATAAAAAAATCAGTTTGGTGATGGATCAAGGGTTTCATCGAAGCGAGACATTTAAAGATCTTGAACGTAGAGGCATTGAGTTTCTGACACTTTTACCGTCGAATTTAAAAACGTATGATGATTTAATCGATAAGTGTAACGCCATAGGTTTTAAGCACGTCGATAGACTCAGTAACCCACAAAAAAGAGCGAAAACGCTTGATATCACGCTTCAAGGGTTAAAGTTAAAAGCTCATGTGATTAAGGATCAGGATTTATTCAATCAGCAACTGGTTAGTTTTTATAACGACCTAGATAGAAAGGAACAGGAATTAAAGCTACTACAAAAAACCAAGAAACTCGTTAGACCAGGATTGACGGCATTATTTAACGTCACACAGTCTAAAGACCTCGATCTGGCGTATGAGCCCAATAATGAAGCCATTGATCTAGCGATAAGTCGATTAGGATTTATTGTTCTCATTACCAATCATCCATCATTGGATGCGGAAACGGCATTACACGTGTATCGAAAAAAGGGGCTTATCGAAAAAGCGTTTGATAATTTAAAAAATGGTCTAGACTTTAGTCGATTACGTGTTCACTCAGGCGATAGAGTGGAAGGTAAGTTATTTATAGGGTTTATTGCATTAATCCTTAGAATGCACATGATTCATTGCTTATCGAGTCATGAATTAACTAAAAATATAGGATTGAAAAGAAGTATTAAGGAGCTGAAAAAGATTAACACCTATAAAGGAAAACTGAGATCGACCACCGCTCCACTAACCAAAATGCAGAAAAATATTTTAACAGCGTTAAATATTACTTTATAA
- a CDS encoding amino acid aminotransferase, translating into MSNIFESVPLAPSDPILGITEKFNADARPNKVNLGVGVYYDDHGKVPLLQAIRQAEETLLKENSPRTYLPIDGLKAYDLGAQKLLLGANSKIITEKRAVTFQSLGGTGALKVGADFLKTVTPDATVYVSNPTWANHHAIFANAGFKVDTYPYYNPQTYSVDFEALTQFFKQLAPRSIVVLHACCHNPTGAEMTHAQWEVLADIIKERELTPFLDIAYQGFGKGLDEDAYAVRLFAEKGISILVASSFSKSFSLYGERVGALTITTQTADDAVRVQSQVKCNIRSNYSNPPIHGAAMVAKVLNNPELFALWENELAQMRQRIHQTRVDLVAKLKALEVKRDFSFMVDQQGMFSFSGLTADQVARLADEFGIYAVKSGRICMAALNSQNIDYVAKAIASVEA; encoded by the coding sequence ATGAGTAATATTTTTGAGTCAGTACCGTTAGCTCCCAGTGATCCGATTTTGGGTATCACAGAAAAATTCAATGCTGACGCAAGACCTAATAAAGTGAATTTAGGGGTGGGCGTTTACTATGACGATCATGGGAAAGTTCCTTTGCTTCAAGCGATTCGTCAGGCTGAAGAGACCTTGCTAAAGGAAAACAGTCCTCGTACTTATTTGCCGATTGATGGTTTAAAAGCTTATGATTTAGGGGCCCAAAAATTACTTTTAGGAGCTAACTCAAAAATTATCACTGAAAAACGTGCGGTGACGTTTCAATCTTTAGGTGGAACAGGGGCGTTAAAAGTAGGAGCTGACTTTTTAAAAACAGTTACTCCTGATGCTACGGTATATGTTTCTAACCCAACTTGGGCGAACCATCACGCTATTTTTGCCAATGCGGGTTTTAAAGTAGATACCTATCCTTACTACAATCCCCAAACCTATTCAGTAGATTTTGAGGCGTTAACACAGTTCTTTAAACAGTTAGCACCACGTTCTATTGTGGTATTGCATGCGTGCTGCCATAACCCTACGGGGGCAGAAATGACCCATGCCCAATGGGAAGTGTTGGCAGATATTATTAAAGAAAGAGAATTGACACCATTTCTTGATATTGCTTATCAGGGCTTTGGTAAAGGCTTGGATGAAGATGCGTATGCCGTTCGTTTATTTGCAGAAAAAGGCATTTCAATTTTAGTGGCATCCTCATTCTCTAAATCGTTCTCTTTGTACGGTGAGCGTGTGGGTGCTTTAACGATTACCACGCAAACAGCTGATGATGCCGTAAGAGTGCAGTCTCAAGTAAAATGCAATATTCGTTCTAACTATTCAAACCCACCTATTCACGGTGCAGCGATGGTGGCTAAAGTATTGAATAACCCTGAATTATTTGCGTTGTGGGAAAATGAGTTGGCACAAATGCGTCAGCGTATTCACCAAACCAGAGTGGATTTGGTTGCTAAATTAAAAGCTTTGGAGGTCAAGCGTGATTTTTCTTTTATGGTTGATCAACAAGGTATGTTCTCTTTCTCAGGCTTAACGGCTGATCAAGTCGCACGCTTAGCAGATGAATTTGGTATTTATGCTGTTAAGAGTGGTCGTATTTGTATGGCGGCATTAAATTCACAAAACATCGATTATGTGGCAAAAGCTATCGCAAGCGTTGAAGCCTAA
- the uvrB gene encoding excinuclease ABC subunit UvrB, with translation MSEAHFKQFAGSPFQLLQLYPPAGDQPQAIASLVQGVKDGLMFQTLLGVTGSGKTYTMANVIAELGRPALILAPNKTLAAQLYAEMRAFFPRNAVEYFVSYYDYYQPEAYVPTKDLFIEKDSSVNEQIEQLRLSATKSLLERRDTIIVGTVSTIYGIGNPNDYHAMVLTLRTGDDIPRKELLARLVSMQYQRNDIEFSRGNFRVRGEIIDVFPAENAELALRITLFDDEIEKLELFDPLTGKVQQTTPRFTIYPSSHYVTPRATILRAIETIKEELVERGNELRANNRLVELQRLEQRTRFDIEMLQELGFCKGIENYSRHLSGAAPGDPPPTLIDYLPQDALMFFDESHNMMGQLGAMYRGDRSRKETLVEYGFRLPSALDNRPLKFEEFEQRMHQSIFVSATPAKYEMEHSDQIVEQVVRPTGLIDPEIIIRPALSQVDDLLSEANATIAKGERVLVTTLTKRMSEDLTQFLSEHGLKVRYLHSDIDTVERVEIIRDLRLGKFDILVGINLLREGLDIPEVSLVAILDADKEGFLRSERSLIQTIGRAARNLHGRAILYADHITDSMKRAIDETNRRRQKQLEFNKVHGIIPKGVSKKIDDLIDGVSSISDTSDTDTHELFQGDEKAIAKEIKRLEKQMLEHAKNLEFEQAAATRDQLNRLKQQLLFEAS, from the coding sequence ATGTCTGAAGCTCATTTCAAACAGTTTGCAGGAAGCCCTTTCCAACTTTTACAACTCTACCCTCCTGCTGGCGATCAACCTCAAGCTATCGCATCCTTAGTTCAAGGAGTCAAAGATGGACTGATGTTTCAGACTTTATTAGGCGTAACAGGTTCTGGAAAAACCTATACCATGGCGAATGTGATCGCTGAATTAGGAAGACCTGCTTTGATCCTTGCTCCTAATAAAACCTTGGCGGCACAGCTATACGCGGAAATGCGAGCTTTTTTTCCTCGAAATGCCGTTGAATACTTTGTTTCTTACTACGACTATTATCAACCTGAAGCTTACGTTCCCACTAAAGATTTATTTATCGAAAAAGATTCCTCTGTCAATGAACAAATTGAGCAGCTTCGTTTATCTGCCACCAAAAGCCTTTTGGAACGCAGAGATACGATTATCGTAGGCACCGTTTCTACTATCTACGGTATCGGCAATCCTAATGACTACCATGCCATGGTGTTAACGTTAAGAACGGGTGATGATATTCCTCGAAAAGAGTTATTAGCACGCTTAGTTAGCATGCAATATCAAAGAAACGATATTGAATTTTCAAGGGGAAATTTTCGTGTTCGTGGCGAAATCATTGATGTTTTCCCAGCAGAAAACGCGGAACTTGCCTTACGCATCACATTGTTCGATGATGAAATTGAAAAATTAGAATTATTTGATCCTTTAACAGGCAAAGTACAACAAACCACGCCTAGGTTCACGATATACCCAAGTTCCCACTATGTTACTCCTCGCGCCACCATTCTTAGGGCCATTGAAACGATCAAAGAAGAACTGGTCGAACGTGGTAATGAATTACGTGCCAACAACCGATTGGTCGAACTGCAACGTTTAGAACAACGAACACGCTTTGATATTGAGATGTTACAAGAACTGGGGTTTTGCAAAGGCATTGAAAATTACTCTCGACACCTATCTGGTGCAGCACCTGGTGATCCTCCCCCCACACTCATCGATTACCTCCCACAAGACGCACTGATGTTTTTTGATGAAAGTCACAATATGATGGGACAGCTAGGTGCGATGTATCGAGGCGACCGTTCGCGTAAAGAAACCTTGGTGGAATACGGCTTCAGATTACCTTCTGCATTGGATAATCGTCCCTTAAAATTTGAAGAATTTGAACAAAGAATGCACCAAAGTATTTTTGTTTCCGCTACCCCTGCAAAATACGAGATGGAGCATTCGGATCAAATCGTGGAACAAGTCGTTAGACCGACAGGATTAATCGATCCAGAAATCATCATTCGCCCCGCCCTAAGTCAAGTTGACGACTTATTAAGCGAAGCAAATGCTACCATCGCAAAAGGTGAAAGAGTCTTGGTCACCACATTAACCAAACGGATGTCCGAAGACCTCACCCAGTTTTTATCTGAACATGGACTAAAAGTACGTTATCTTCATTCTGATATTGACACCGTTGAACGTGTTGAAATTATTCGTGATTTACGTTTAGGAAAATTCGATATCTTAGTGGGTATTAACTTATTAAGAGAGGGATTAGACATTCCAGAAGTCAGTTTAGTAGCCATTCTTGATGCGGACAAAGAAGGCTTTTTACGTTCTGAACGCAGTCTTATTCAAACCATTGGGCGAGCAGCTCGAAACCTGCACGGAAGAGCCATTCTGTATGCGGACCATATTACCGACTCCATGAAACGTGCCATCGACGAAACCAATCGAAGACGGCAAAAACAATTAGAGTTCAACAAAGTTCACGGCATTATTCCAAAAGGAGTCAGCAAAAAGATCGATGATTTAATCGATGGCGTTAGCTCAATTTCTGATACATCTGACACAGATACTCATGAACTTTTCCAAGGCGATGAAAAAGCCATTGCCAAAGAAATTAAACGATTAGAAAAACAGATGTTAGAACATGCGAAAAACCTTGAGTTTGAACAAGCTGCCGCTACACGAGACCAACTTAATCGACTCAAACAACAATTACTATTTGAAGCTTCCTAA
- the lexA gene encoding transcriptional repressor LexA, whose amino-acid sequence MIKLTERQSQIYEYILSFLQKYGYPPSRAEIAQEFGFKSSNSAEDHLKALAKKGCIELTHGKSRGIRVIEEAEDSSYLQEKITQITSQILVPLVGRVAAGNPILAIEHIDRQFAIDPKTFDLLPDYFLEVKGDSMKDIGILEGDFLAVKRQSDARNGQVIVARIDEEVTVKRFLRKATHIELLAENPNYAPIIVTPDMPFTIEGLAVGLIRPHSFM is encoded by the coding sequence ATGATTAAGCTTACCGAACGCCAAAGTCAGATTTACGAATACATTCTTTCTTTTTTACAAAAATACGGTTACCCACCTAGTCGTGCCGAAATTGCACAGGAATTTGGATTTAAATCATCGAACTCTGCAGAAGATCATCTAAAAGCCCTTGCGAAGAAAGGTTGTATTGAGTTGACACATGGTAAATCACGCGGGATACGTGTTATCGAAGAAGCTGAAGATAGCTCATATTTACAGGAAAAGATTACCCAAATCACTTCTCAGATTCTTGTTCCATTAGTAGGACGTGTTGCGGCTGGTAACCCTATCCTAGCGATCGAACATATTGATCGACAGTTTGCCATTGATCCGAAAACATTCGATCTGTTGCCTGACTACTTTCTTGAAGTAAAAGGCGATTCCATGAAAGACATTGGCATTTTAGAAGGAGATTTCCTTGCTGTTAAACGACAGTCCGATGCGAGAAATGGTCAGGTCATCGTCGCACGCATTGATGAAGAAGTTACCGTAAAACGCTTTTTAAGAAAAGCCACTCATATCGAACTACTGGCTGAAAACCCTAATTACGCACCGATTATTGTCACTCCTGATATGCCTTTTACCATTGAAGGACTTGCAGTGGGGCTTATTCGTCCTCACTCATTTATGTAG
- a CDS encoding MarR family winged helix-turn-helix transcriptional regulator: MPENKQLFLPKANKSLGYFIYNIQLSMEKMINESMKPFDLTKTQWLPLYLISKYEQSTPAFLAEQCDVDTGAMTRTLDRIEKKGYIIRQRSQKDRRSVMIILTEKGQEILQQTLPFISNALDFHLRGFSQERKDLLLDMLKEVLLNGHPDLVSRYHKNTSLEQSQED; encoded by the coding sequence ATGCCTGAAAACAAACAATTATTTCTACCTAAAGCGAATAAATCTTTGGGTTATTTTATTTATAACATTCAGCTTTCTATGGAGAAAATGATTAACGAAAGCATGAAGCCTTTTGATTTGACCAAAACCCAATGGCTTCCTTTATATCTTATCTCCAAATACGAACAAAGTACCCCCGCTTTTTTGGCCGAACAGTGTGATGTCGATACGGGGGCGATGACGCGTACATTGGATCGCATCGAGAAAAAAGGTTACATCATTCGCCAAAGAAGTCAGAAAGACAGACGCTCTGTTATGATTATTTTGACTGAAAAAGGGCAAGAAATCTTACAACAAACTCTACCCTTTATTTCAAACGCTTTGGACTTTCATCTCAGAGGTTTTTCACAAGAACGCAAAGACCTTTTATTGGATATGCTCAAAGAAGTGCTTTTAAATGGTCATCCTGATTTAGTCAGTCGCTATCATAAAAACACCTCTCTGGAACAAAGTCAAGAAGACTAA
- a CDS encoding YebC/PmpR family DNA-binding transcriptional regulator, with the protein MAGHSKWANIQHRKGRQDAKRGKIWTKIIREITVAARAGGPDPAANPALRLAWDKATAANMPKDNILRAIQRGSGASDGENYESIRYEGYGIGGAAVIIDCMTDNRTRTVSDVRHALTKHGGNLGTDGCVTFMFRHCGQFIFGPGNDEDKIMEVALEAGADDIITDEEGVIEVLCEPADFHTVKDALLQAGLTPDSDAILMKPLNETVLTGEDAVKMQKILDMLEELDDVQEVYTSAVLELE; encoded by the coding sequence ATGGCTGGACATAGTAAATGGGCAAATATCCAACACCGTAAAGGTCGTCAGGATGCCAAACGTGGAAAAATTTGGACAAAAATCATTCGTGAAATTACTGTTGCTGCGCGTGCAGGTGGCCCTGATCCTGCTGCCAATCCTGCCCTTCGTCTTGCATGGGATAAAGCAACGGCTGCTAATATGCCAAAAGACAATATTCTTCGTGCTATCCAACGTGGTAGCGGTGCGTCAGACGGCGAAAATTACGAATCGATTCGTTACGAGGGCTATGGAATTGGCGGTGCTGCCGTTATTATTGATTGTATGACAGACAATCGCACTCGCACGGTTTCTGATGTACGCCACGCTTTAACAAAACACGGCGGTAATCTAGGTACGGACGGTTGCGTAACATTTATGTTCAGACATTGTGGTCAGTTTATTTTTGGACCAGGTAATGATGAAGACAAAATCATGGAAGTCGCTCTAGAAGCAGGAGCTGACGATATTATTACCGATGAAGAAGGTGTCATTGAGGTATTATGCGAACCTGCTGATTTTCATACTGTCAAAGATGCGTTACTTCAAGCGGGTCTCACCCCTGATTCAGATGCAATTTTAATGAAACCGTTAAATGAAACAGTATTAACGGGTGAGGATGCCGTCAAGATGCAAAAAATTCTAGATATGCTAGAAGAATTAGATGATGTACAAGAAGTATATACCAGTGCTGTATTAGAGTTGGAATAA
- the purD gene encoding phosphoribosylamine--glycine ligase, whose protein sequence is MKILVIGSGGREHALAWRLSQPEHIEKVYVAPGNGGTQVGKLENLPITDFEELASFVQTEQIALTVVGPEAPLAAGIVDFFSEKGLPIFGPRKAAAQLESSKDYAKAFMFRHHIPTAEYATFSDAKKAHDYLNQHPAPIVIKADGLAAGKGVIVAMTDEQAHQAVDDMLEGNSMGQAGSRVVIEEFLEGEEASFIVLSDGKNILPLATSQDHKRLKDHDEGPNTGGMGAYSPAPIVSDTLHRRIMKEVIEPSIQGMAKDGLPYTGFLYAGLMIGPGDDEHRSIKVLEFNCRMGDPETQPIMMRIKNDFSKVLCLACNGKLNEAHIEWDPRTALGVVLAAPGYPEKPVTGQVITHLPSPNEHLCVFYAGTKLNENKELISSGGRVLCVTALGDSVESTRHAVYQAIADIHFPDCQYRTDIAWRALKRS, encoded by the coding sequence ATGAAAATATTAGTGATAGGAAGTGGCGGTCGCGAACACGCTTTGGCTTGGAGATTATCCCAACCCGAACATATTGAAAAAGTTTATGTGGCACCTGGAAATGGTGGCACACAGGTAGGTAAACTTGAAAACTTACCTATCACTGATTTTGAAGAGTTGGCATCTTTTGTACAAACTGAACAAATTGCCTTGACTGTTGTGGGTCCTGAAGCCCCTCTAGCCGCTGGCATCGTAGACTTTTTTTCAGAAAAAGGTTTACCTATCTTTGGCCCCCGAAAAGCCGCCGCACAGCTTGAAAGCTCTAAAGACTATGCTAAAGCCTTTATGTTCAGACACCATATTCCTACTGCTGAATATGCAACATTTAGCGATGCAAAAAAAGCACATGACTATTTAAATCAACACCCTGCTCCTATCGTTATTAAGGCCGATGGCTTGGCTGCTGGCAAAGGAGTCATTGTCGCGATGACCGATGAACAAGCACATCAAGCTGTCGATGATATGCTAGAGGGTAATAGCATGGGGCAAGCTGGCTCAAGAGTGGTTATTGAGGAATTCTTAGAGGGCGAAGAAGCTAGTTTTATCGTTTTATCAGATGGTAAAAACATTCTTCCGCTTGCCACCAGCCAAGATCATAAACGTCTAAAAGATCATGATGAAGGTCCGAACACAGGAGGCATGGGTGCCTATAGTCCAGCCCCCATTGTTTCTGATACCTTACATCGTCGCATTATGAAAGAAGTCATCGAACCTAGTATTCAAGGGATGGCCAAAGATGGTTTACCTTACACAGGCTTTTTATATGCAGGTTTAATGATTGGCCCAGGTGATGACGAACATCGCTCTATCAAAGTACTTGAATTTAATTGCCGAATGGGCGATCCTGAAACGCAGCCCATTATGATGCGAATTAAAAATGACTTTTCCAAAGTATTATGCTTGGCCTGCAATGGCAAACTAAACGAAGCACATATCGAGTGGGATCCTCGAACGGCTTTAGGCGTTGTTTTAGCGGCACCTGGTTATCCTGAAAAACCTGTCACAGGTCAAGTGATCACACACCTGCCCTCACCAAACGAACATTTATGTGTTTTTTATGCGGGCACGAAACTTAACGAAAACAAAGAATTAATCAGCAGTGGCGGTCGAGTATTATGTGTTACGGCTTTGGGCGATAGCGTGGAAAGCACTCGTCATGCGGTTTACCAAGCCATCGCTGATATTCACTTCCCAGATTGTCAATATCGCACGGACATTGCATGGAGAGCGTTAAAACGTTCATGA